The following nucleotide sequence is from Megalops cyprinoides isolate fMegCyp1 chromosome 6, fMegCyp1.pri, whole genome shotgun sequence.
tattgtgttattattactattattgttatcatatattattaatattattattgttgtcattatcaacaacaacatcagtaataataatgccATACCTATACAAGTGCACTACTTCACTATTGACATAGCTGACACTCTTGActaaaaacatgcaatttttGCACTCACGTGTTGAGGTCGATCTCATAGGTCTGCATTCGAGGTTTGTCTCCAGGCTTGTCAGGGTCCCAGCGGTACACCTGGAACTTCTTGATTCTGGGCTGGACCGCAGGGGCGGCCGCGGTCTGGGCAAACCGCACCGCCTGGAAGAGATGGAGCAAGAACTTACACTCGATGCGTCGTTTTTGGTGACATTATCATGCTGTCTCCTCTAAAAATGAGCTGAGACAAATTAATTCATTGTGAGACTTGGTGTGAATTCCACAGTCTGGGTTAAGATCGGGCTGTGAGTTTAGGCATTCTTTCTGGTCTAAGATAAAgtacatcatttatttatttatttatttatacccaTGTTCTGATTTcaagaaaaatgtaatcaaactCCTTCTTGTAGTTTGAGAGATTTTGGTTGTAACAGGCAGTTATCAATCATGACGActaaatgcagtttttaataTAACAGACGTAATTACGGCAGGCAATTTAAAATACGCAGATGAATTACTGAGCAAATATTTCCTAGAAGAAAAGGGGCATTCAATTTCTCTGGATTCGTAACAGCTCGTGTGTGAGCTTGTTGGATGCAAAATACGTCGAAAAGAGACGAGAACAGATGCTTTCACATTCATAGATGCACGGCTCGTGAGTGACCAGCCGAATAATAGATTTAAAGGACAAGGGACTAAATCGCTGTCTCAGCAACATTAATTCCCAAGCTCTTGAGTCATCGTAGGTGTGCTTTGGTAAACAAGTACTCAACAAGGAAATTTTATTTGCCTTATCTAACTCCATTGTAACATGTGTTGAGTAATGCTGCATATGTAACGGCAGGCAGCGCTCGAATCATATCATGACGTCCCCCTAGCGGCAACAAGGCTGTACTGCGTCAGTGTTATATCACCGCAACGGGTTACTTAACtatcattttacacaatgaAGGTGATGTGTTCAGGAGACAATCACACTTGCATAACGCTGTGCACATTGGTtagacaaaaaatataattaaggGATGCTATCTCTTcatcaattcattttaaaagagcaTAACTTAAGAAAACGACTAGGTCCAGTTATCAAAATATCATACTTTTAGTAGCGCAAAATACAGCGAACAGACCTCACCCAAACCTATCTTTTGTAAGGATGCTAAAAACCAAACGACAGTCCAGCGACTAAACCTTACTGTTCTGTTCCGTGTGAGCAAAGACACCTCTCAACACAAACCCAGCTACAGTCGCCAGCTACCCAGGTATAGCTCCTTACAACTGCCAGATTTGCAGTGCATCTGAGGCCGTTAGAAAGTGGGAGAAGTAGACCAGATGTGTCGTTAGATCAAGCATCTAGCAAGATAAAGGTGTACTGACAGCTAGCATTACTTGGTAAACTGGCACTGTTCTCTGGCTATAATTATTGTGACAGCTAGCTGCTATTAGCTACTTCCTCCTGACTTCAGTGCACATTTGAAGTTAGCTGACTTCAGCTACTAAGTGTTTGTACAGCTGATCTGCACCTACCTAACTGTTATTCAAGGCACaaaatagctagctaatcatACTTAGCCAGTTTCATGAGAATCTTTCAAACTGACATCCGAGGCACCACACATGACATAGCCAGCAGCCAACCTAATCTCTCCAGATATCGGATTATGAAGCGAACCGGCTATCAACCTAAGGTTAACTAATCTAACTGCGCCATAAAGTCGAAGTTCATCAAAAACGTCCCCTAGAGTCTAGCCGGCAGCAATGACACACCGACAAGCTAACCCCAAAGGAGAACTCAACACTGTGGCTACCAATCCTGCAAGTTAGTTAGCTTAGCTACTAGCTAACGGCATCCCAATGACGTGGGCACACAAGCCCctgtctcatttgttttttgttctgtgtcacTCATTCCGACCAGCTTTATCACATCCTACCCCACAACCCCGGCTGCCCTCTTCAGGACGTGCAGTCTTACCACGAACCCAGCAGGGGAACGGAATGCCAGGGCGCCGCAGCGGTTCAAGGAGAAACACACAACCGACATCTTGGACAATCTGACTATGACTGACCTCTCTTCTCACTGCCTTCCGCTCTCCCACAATCCAGTGACGCTATCCGGTCCGTGACGTGTACCTCTGACGCCATTCTCACGTGTCACTCCGTCAAAGATGGCAACGTATGTGTAGTCAAGTGTGTTGCAGTATACGGCGTGTAGAGGTCAATGTAACGGTTTCTGAAAGGGAAAATAGCGACGCAGATTTAGTAAATATTAATTGTTAGCAAAGATGGTGTTTCTGACTTTGTCTTGCTGGATCCGTAGCCGTGGAGCAGATCGATACTGGAGAGTCCAAGAAGTCTTGAAGAATGCACGGGTGAGAGCATACACGCTAGCTAGCAAAACCTAGCTGGCTTAGTTGATTAGCTACAACAGATAGCTCGTTGTATAGACGAATGTTCCTACAGGAAAGCATGTAGGTTATCATATTTTCTTGTGATAATTTGGGACGGCAACTATGCCATCCGCAGGGTTACGACATAGTTTGCCTATAACAGCACCGAGAGGTAACccatttttggtatttttaaatttagtggCAATTACAAATTCGCAGATCTTCGTTTTTCTGGTTAGTCTTGCGTTAGTATTCTAATGTTACTATGTGCGTAAGACTGTAAATCTTACTAAGACCTTGTATGACTGACAGATTCACGCAACATTAACGTGCTAACCGAACGTTCGAGCTTCATGTGGGACACAGCTGGCTAATAACATGAAATCAAGCTAAAATCACCAATGGTCACATAGTAATACTTGTGATACAGTCGCTCGTCCACCTAACTGTCACTGTTTtagtgtttgtgcgtgtgttgtaCCTTGAGGTCTTTCGGAAAGGATTCTGTCaagatgaattatttattagacattgtatttttttgacAGCCCTTTTCACTATTTTGTTTGCGCTCTTTGTTCACCCTATGTCCTCCCTtcacctctctgcctccttctgtATCTTCTATCTTTTCACTCTTACTTCGCTCCGTTCATGCCCTCTGTCACTCTTCCTCAGCACTTCCGGGGTCGGAAAAACCGGTGTTTCAGTCTGGCAGTGAGGGCGGTCCGCAGGGCTTTTGTGTATGCCACCAAGGGGCGCAAGGCCAAACGGAGGGACATGAGACAGGTAGGACTGTCTTTAACAAAGTGGTAGTAATGATTGTGATTACAATATGAGGTTGCAGGTGATATTATTTATTACCGTCGATCTGAAAGCTATGAATACTATCAGCTGCATTAACTGGCACATTGAGAAAGGTAATTGTGCTGATGTCAGTTGCAGAGTAATTGCTGTAATTTCCCTGTCTTTACCAGCTGTGGATTTCTCGCATTGCGGCTGCATCCAGGGAACATGGCTTGAAGTATCCTGCCCTCATTCACAACCTGGTTAAGGTCGGTGCACCATATTGCCTACAAGCTGGTCACGGTTCACTAGTACCACGCCTATTCTGACCTGGACTTTGAATGCTAGGGCTCAGGCCTACGTTCGTCTTTGACATTAATACCCTCACCAAGTTCAGGCAGTGAGCTGCTGTCGTTTTAGTCTCTGCTAATTGTTGTTGTGTGAGTGTACTGACTCTCCTTCTTTCCACTCTTGTTTCCCTCTCAGAGCGACGTCCAGGTGAACAGACGCATCCTGAGTGACCTGGCCATTACGGAGCCGCGCTCATTCCTCGCCCTCGCCACGCTGGCCAAAGCACGGCGGGACGAGGGACTGCGAGCCGCGCTAGGAGATGGCAAAGAGCCACCCGGTGTCTTTTCCCGCATCGTCCAGTCACACTGATCCCACAGCCCCCCGCTGGCTTATGGCAGTGACCTTTCTGTCCTCTACCAGCTGACCAAAGTGTTAGCCCTACCTCGTTTCCCTGTCAGTTCCTCCTTTTGCTGTCCGTTCTGGTCAGTTATGCACAGCGACAGTGGAACCCTACTTCTCTGTAGGGTCTAACCAGAGGGTGGAGACTGGACGCTTGTATCCTGTGTTCAGCACCTGGTGAGTCAGGTGAACCCTGACTATCCTTAATCATTCAATTGCAGACAGTGGTGTTCAGGGAGAAGGGGTGCTGGCAAATGGGTCAAACGAGAGTTTGAGGAGAGAATGTGACTTTTTACTGGTGATGTCTGCCCACTAACATTTGTTATGCTATGTGTTGTGATTTAGATATGTAGATCTGAGCACTTGCCTTCCTTTGAAGACACAAGAATGTTAAAGCCATCAATAAAACCTTTTTGTTATCCACCCTATggtttttttattactattgaAGAAGTTGGTTTTAATACAACATGTACCCGTGTGTCTCCTAAGTGTAAAAATATGGCTTTCACCTCTCATCCTCCTATTTTCTTCAGGGGTTAACAATATATTATCATGGAAAAACCCaccaaaatgataaatattttaacttAAATCTTTCAGAAACAGAATTCTATTTAGTCCCATTAATCTGTCCATTAATTTTACAATACCAGCAAAGCTTAAATATGGATTACGGTTTCTCTAAAACTGCTCCTATATGTGTAGATCTACACATTACAGTGCCACAGTTACACACCAGCG
It contains:
- the mrpl20 gene encoding 39S ribosomal protein L20, mitochondrial; this translates as MVFLTLSCWIRSRGADRYWRVQEVLKNARHFRGRKNRCFSLAVRAVRRAFVYATKGRKAKRRDMRQLWISRIAAASREHGLKYPALIHNLVKSDVQVNRRILSDLAITEPRSFLALATLAKARRDEGLRAALGDGKEPPGVFSRIVQSH